The proteins below are encoded in one region of Candidatus Cloacimonadota bacterium:
- the nadA gene encoding quinolinate synthase NadA, whose protein sequence is MTKNIDWNSLSEEELYSRAAELKKEKNCFILAHNYQFVEVQKMADYVGDSLQMAKIAAKTDADMILLCGIIIMGETAKILNPDKKVIMAHKDADCRLALLKSTSDLIRLKEKHPGAEVVCYVNSQAELKAESTITCTSANAIEVVDSIPKDKEVIFVPDKNIGAWVSYNLGRELILFDSTCYVHDDITLEDVKEVRSKYPNYSLLAHPECRLNVCKAADLVCSTSQMLDFAKEHDNLIIGTEYGLYEQLRYLYPQKHIVSLSKKMICEDMKKTTLRGAVRALAEEKYEIKIPQEIVEKTKKSLNRMMEIV, encoded by the coding sequence ATGACTAAAAATATTGATTGGAATTCTTTAAGCGAAGAAGAACTATATTCACGCGCTGCAGAATTGAAAAAAGAAAAAAATTGCTTTATCCTTGCACATAATTACCAATTTGTAGAAGTTCAAAAAATGGCTGATTATGTGGGAGATTCTTTGCAGATGGCAAAAATTGCCGCAAAAACCGATGCGGATATGATCTTGCTTTGCGGAATTATTATTATGGGTGAGACCGCCAAAATTCTTAATCCAGACAAAAAAGTCATTATGGCACATAAAGATGCCGATTGCCGTCTTGCCCTTTTAAAATCAACTTCCGATCTTATCCGGCTGAAAGAAAAGCATCCGGGGGCTGAAGTAGTTTGTTATGTAAACTCACAAGCGGAGCTAAAAGCAGAAAGCACGATAACTTGCACATCCGCAAATGCCATAGAGGTCGTTGATTCCATCCCGAAAGATAAGGAAGTGATTTTCGTTCCGGACAAAAATATCGGGGCTTGGGTTTCTTATAATTTAGGCAGAGAATTAATTCTGTTCGATAGCACTTGCTATGTTCACGATGACATTACTCTCGAAGATGTGAAAGAGGTGCGTTCTAAATATCCGAACTATAGTCTGCTGGCTCATCCCGAATGTCGCCTAAATGTTTGCAAAGCGGCAGACCTTGTCTGTTCCACGAGCCAAATGCTGGACTTTGCAAAAGAACACGATAATCTCATAATTGGTACGGAATACGGTTTGTATGAGCAACTGAGATATCTTTATCCTCAAAAACACATTGTATCTTTAAGCAAAAAAATGATCTGTGAAGACATGAAAAAAACCACTCTTCGGGGAGCAGTTCGTGCTCTCGCCGAAGAAAAATACGAAATCAAAATTCCGCAAGAAATTGTGGAAAAAACTAAAAAATCTTTGAACCGAATGATGGAAATCGTTTAA